A window of the Cetobacterium sp. ZOR0034 genome harbors these coding sequences:
- a CDS encoding sodium/glutamate symporter, protein MALYLIRKNNLKAINIVGKDDINFEEKYSYQDITADELLKHIAILSIIMMIGTTFSAILKSKLDLALPSYVGAMFVAIIFNNLNEKYNYVKLNRNLIDILGITSLNIFLSMALISLRLWELASLAVPMFLILFAQVIFMAFFTSQIVFKAMGKDYDAAVMVSGMCGSGLGATTNAMLNMGEISERHGYTVNPYLIVTLTGAFLIDIFQMSVIITAINMFK, encoded by the coding sequence TTGGCATTATATTTAATTAGAAAAAATAATTTGAAGGCAATAAATATAGTAGGAAAAGATGATATAAACTTTGAAGAAAAATATTCATATCAAGATATAACAGCGGATGAATTATTAAAGCATATAGCTATTCTTTCAATAATAATGATGATTGGAACAACGTTTTCAGCAATATTAAAATCAAAATTAGATTTAGCTTTACCATCTTATGTTGGAGCTATGTTTGTAGCAATTATATTTAATAATTTGAATGAAAAATATAACTATGTGAAGCTAAATAGAAATTTAATTGATATATTAGGAATAACTTCTTTAAATATATTTTTATCGATGGCTTTAATTTCGTTAAGACTTTGGGAACTAGCTTCTTTAGCAGTTCCAATGTTTTTGATTTTATTTGCTCAAGTAATTTTTATGGCGTTTTTCACAAGTCAAATAGTATTTAAAGCTATGGGAAAAGATTATGACGCAGCAGTGATGGTTTCTGGGATGTGCGGTTCTGGATTAGGGGCAACTACAAATGCCATGTTGAACATGGGAGAAATTTCAGAAAGACACGGATATACAGTTAATCCATATTTAATTGTAACTTTAACAGGAGCCTTTTTAATTGATATTTTTCAAATGTCGGTAATAATAACAGCTATAAATATGTTTAAATAA
- a CDS encoding sodium/glutamate symporter, whose product MNFSSDDFGFLISFNMIGTLAIGLISLYIGLYIKNKSQFFNKFGIPAPVIGGILFAIIHLCIRNLGIGTLKYDTILQDPFMVVFFTTIGIGSSVAALKKGGKLLIVFWFISRWTFRSSIGIIFN is encoded by the coding sequence ATGAATTTCAGTAGTGATGATTTTGGATTTTTAATTAGCTTTAATATGATTGGGACCTTAGCAATTGGATTGATATCTTTATATATTGGATTGTATATAAAAAACAAATCTCAATTTTTTAATAAGTTCGGAATTCCAGCTCCGGTAATTGGAGGAATCCTTTTTGCTATTATTCATTTGTGTATTAGAAATTTAGGAATAGGAACACTAAAGTATGATACGATTCTTCAAGATCCATTTATGGTTGTATTTTTTACAACGATTGGGATTGGTTCTTCAGTGGCAGCTTTAAAAAAAGGTGGAAAACTTTTAATAGTATTTTGGTTTATTAGCAGGTGGACTTTTAGGAGCTCCATTGGCATTATATTTAATTAG
- a CDS encoding CAP domain-containing protein — protein sequence MKKILGILLLLLTTSLFGFDNDHEAILALVNIERENRGIEPLKLNPTLNTLAKIKSDDMYHNQYFSHNSPIYGSPFDLMKKYNVNYMTAGENIAKGQNTPEFVMKSWMESAGHRKNILNPKFKEMGVSRDEFGNNIWTQMFIGS from the coding sequence ATGAAAAAAATACTAGGAATTTTACTTTTACTTTTAACAACGTCACTATTCGGATTTGATAATGATCACGAAGCTATTTTAGCTTTAGTGAATATTGAAAGAGAGAATAGAGGAATTGAACCTTTAAAACTAAATCCAACCTTAAATACTCTTGCAAAAATAAAATCTGATGATATGTATCACAATCAATACTTCAGTCATAACTCACCTATATATGGTTCACCCTTCGATTTGATGAAAAAATATAATGTGAACTATATGACTGCTGGTGAAAATATTGCAAAGGGACAAAATACCCCTGAGTTTGTTATGAAATCATGGATGGAATCAGCTGGTCATAGAAAAAATATACTAAACCCTAAATTTAAAGAGATGGGTGTTTCAAGAGATGAGTTTGGAAATAATATTTGGACACAAATGTTTATTGGAAGTTAA